CTCATAATGACCAAAAGGAACTATAAAAGCAGTTTTATATCTGTCTTTCTCATTTATCTGTATCTGCCAAAATCCACTTTTCAtatcaaatttagaaaatatggtTGCTTTGTGAAGTCTGTCAAGTAGATCTTTCTTATTGGGAATATGATATCTTATCCATTGTAATGCTTTATTTAAAggtttataatttataactaatCTTGGAACTCCTCGTTTTAGTTCTGCCTGTTTATTAACATAAAAAGCAGCATAGCTCCAAGGAGACTTGCTTTTTCTAATTAAACCTTTATTTAAAagatcttcaatttcttttttactgtgttctaataatttattattcgTTTGTATTGGTCTAGCCTTAGTAGGTATCTGTCTATCACTAAAGTCTTTTTCATATGGTAATTGTACTATATGTCGGTGCCTATGCCAAAAAGCAGTAGGGAGATTAGAGCAAATTTCTGTCTCAATCTATTGTctaaatacttttattttatgatttaataTGGGATTTGTCAATTGATCAGCAATTCTTTCATATATTATTTCTGACTTTAAGGATAACAAATGTCTATTTTTCCTGtaaattctttctttatcaatttcttttattatggaAATATTATCTAGTGAATAGATTTCTTTTAGGATAGGTggtaaaatgaatttaaaaaatatttcttttcctAACACATTAATTTTAATTCCTTTGGCTGTTGTCAAGAAGAGATAAAGTAAGGCCATAAAGGGATTCCCTAAAAACATTTTAGAATAAAgatctttaattaaaacaaaaacagtttCAAAGCATACTCCATTACTGTAGGGATTAGggcccaaaattatatattgggccttgggccttgtccgaggatGTTGGTTGGTCCGAGAACATGTAGACAGCAGTGAGTGCGTTAAGCTTAAAGTCCCATGAATATGTTGCAAATGGAAAGGTTGGgaaaggtggtccgaggaggagtatctcCTCGGATAAATGAAGCACAGACCAAATGTATATCCTATCGTTCAAAGTGACCTTCCAGGAAGCTCCACTGATAGGGAGGTGAGTTATGAATGTACAGGAGGGAGGGAAGCtcagaaatatctaagagaaagctgctaccactgcattaAATACTTTGTAGCTAAttctctggccacattaataaGGAAGTGACTCGAAATAGTGTTTTTTTGCCTTACAGCTACCATCGAAGGCTTTAGAagggtgctgatgggacaagtatcaataTGAGCAATTTGCTGTCCACGTATAGGgtaaagatgagaagaaaaagatagtaTAAATTAGAGGGGAGACCCTAAGAAGAGGGGTCGGAAATTTGGAAGAGAAAGCGTTGTAGCAGCTTGAACCATATCTGTAACcattttcaatcaatatatattagaatatatctcctcggattgggccGAGGACAAATTTACTTAGATAAATCTAGTTCACTTCTGTTTGATTATCTTCAAAAATCTATTCTAACTATTAAGTCattcattagagcctagtttttCTACCCACtatctacaaatttattgtattgggcttggATCCAATCATACCTTGGGCCCAAGATCCAAATTGCAGCTCTATAATTACATATATGAACATTAggtattttgtaattaattatgagCTTTTCTCTATTAGCCTGAGCTAATCTGTcagatgatttttcataataccttaAAGGTATTAATCCTTCTTGTATACAATTCATGTCAGCACCTGAGTTTATTAAAGCAATTTTTGTCAAAGAAAactctttattaattactaGAGTGATTTCTGTatgccatttttgaaaaattactttatcaattaagcTCAAGAAATTCTGTTTGTTGTGAGCATATTTTTCTAATGATAGGGGGTCTATCATGggattagaaaattcttttaaatttattatttctgcaATATTTTGTTCATCTATGTCTGTGGAattatcttctttaatttcttgttttactatttttacTTTTGTCATTAAGTTTTGTAGAGTTACTGATTTTATATCTACTccttcttgtttcttttttgtcttttctttcttatcttttcctttcttaGCCTTTTCTCCGTTTTCACATTCCATAGCATGGTGTCCATATTTCCTACACTTAATACAAGCAATAGGTATTGATAACTCTCTGAAAATTAGTAAGTCGGATGGTGCAGACTTTGATAATTTGGAGGGcctgaaaatgaaaacaaagatcAGAAGAGACCGGGGTTGACCAGCCACAAATCCTTTGATGATGAAGTTAGTCTCTTTCTTCCAAAAATATAGAATTCCAAACTTCTGGGGGTTGTGTTTTAGGAAGTCAGAACTTACCTTTAATTGTCGGAGATAAGTGTTTATATAGATTTATGGAAACGGTTATTTATCTAATAACTTCCCCTAACATTGAGGAGCTCGGAAGACTCGGTGATAACTTTCATAACCACTATGGAAGTTACATCGTTTGGTCTTATTTTCCATAACCGTTATTGGAAATGGTTTGTAATAATGAACCTTGGTTCTTGTGCTCAGTAGGAATGTGGGGGTTGTTCAAGGCTTGCCTTTGAGGGGCACACTCAGAACGTAATGAGTTCGTCCAATCCTTCTTTTTGGACAGACAAGCTTATCACAAACGGGTGTGCTCTATACCGTCCATTTTCTCATTCCTCCCTTGGCCGAGCCTTATGGATGAGATTGAAGTTAGGCTCATTTTATAACACCATCAGGTATGTCTATAGATTCTTCTAATTTTAGTAAATAgtctttttttatcttttaggtTATTGggtagattttctatcaatttcattattatgtctttttgtttcctttttcttttattgactttaagtgggttggttgattttagttcctcctttttctttacTTGGTCTATCTCTTTCTGTTTAACGTCAAACATTTTCATTAAGTCATTTCTTACATCTTTCTTAAACTCTAATTTACtgatttgtttaacaattttattatgtctATCACATTGTTTCTTAGTATGTCCATATTGTTtacatttatgacaaatagtatTTCTAGTGTGTCTGTCAATTTTCTCATTGTCTAATAACTCagtattatttaaaattgttatgTCTCCCTTTCTATCTATATCTAAAggtgaatttaaaatttctatcttttaacTAATTCTACTAAACCATTATCTTGGGTATATATCATAGatcttttaattgattttagtctttcatcAACTTTTTCCCTAAAACTATAATTTTTCTTGGAACTATCATTTTTCCATCCTTTGTTGACTAgactatcattttctttttctttcttcattatgtctctttctttttctatgtcttattcttctttacgtGGAGTTTCTTTTAAGTTGGTTTGAGTACTATTGCCTTGTTGTCTttctattcctttttctttgtcttcatcAATTATATCTAACTTCCTCCCATAAACACCAAACCGACAGCCTTACAAAATGTGATTGTCAAGATGAGTTTATTTCTTGGGTTTGTTTGATACCATAACATACCAAGGAGAAAGCACAACAGTAATATGGAAGCAttaacaatgataaaatagatgataaagaagaaaacaacaaaatagatatattcaaaataagttaaaatggagtatggaatatgaaaacagaaactagtaaaatcttatttgaataaaaacttCTGTCTTTAATTACTTGAAAACAAACTCCTGTCTTTgatacaagctttgaaaataaaactgtctaaagagttacaagattacaaagtaaaactGTCTTAGAAACTAAAAGGTTACAAGATTCTATCTGAAGGGAAGGGTTACAGGATTACAAGATTCTGTCTAAAGGGAAGGATTACAAAAGTCTttttggagggagagagagctaTCTTGGACCTAAGCTTtgaacttctaaatttgaactTGAGAATTGGAACCTAGAACTTGAACCTATCTTCTGTCTTCAAAGTTTGTCATTTTATAGATGAAATGAACCATGataagtcttcaaaagtaacctgagttaGTAAAGTTAACTCAAGTTGATCTGTCGGTGGAAACTTGTAGAATATTACCATTGATGAGCAGTAGTCTGCTTGAGAATCTATCAAGTCTCTTTTCACACATGCTAGTTGTTAAGGTAAAAAATTTCGGGCCCTAATTTCATTAGCCCACTCACTAGAAAATACCCACACAAGCCCATAAGTTATTTTGGGCCCACATAAATATTTCCCACATATTACTCAAATATTCTCTATGTTATTGGGCTCCCACAAATATTCTCTATATAAGCCCCATAAATTACCTTAGGCCCTCTCACAAGTACTACCCTTTATATCCTACATATTATCTAACTTGGGCTTTCCACAAAAATATTTATCACATTACTACCAAATTGGGTCACGAAATTATACTATCTccacaaaaaagcccaaaatcattTACCTTGTGGGAAaatccaaaaagcccaacaaaaccCTCTTAAAAGCCTGTTGCTACACGGCACTTCTAAAGTCCGTTGTTATACGGCACCTCTAAAGCCTGTTGCTACACGACACCTCTAAAGCCTATTGCTACACGACACCTCTTAAAAGCCCATTGCTACACAGCACCTTtaaaagcccgttgctacacgacaatatttttacaaaatattacaaagcccaaatgttATTTTGGCATCTatcttacaaagcccaaatgctatgttggcacctattttacaaagtccaatattattttggcacctattttacaaaacccaatattattttggcacttattttacaaaacccaaatgctattttggcacccattttacaaagcccaatattattttggcaattACATATAAAGCCCAATACTATTTTGACACATATTTACAAAgtccaaatattatttttggcaaCTACTCATAAAGCCCAATAATACTTTGGCACCTATTtacaaaagcccaaatattattttggcaaaaacaattacATTATGCTCAAAAGCCCAAAACTATTTCTTGGCAAAAACATATCTTCATTAACTAAAGTCCCTaactcatgggaaatataaattactcatctctcaaaaatatttcttttacaaaatttatggGAACTATGCTTAATTTTTTCCATAAACAACTAACTACAAAAGCCCATGTATATCACTCATGGCAAAACTATTCATCTTGTAGGGATGGACAAGCCCAAAGAAGCTCAACTACAAGGCCTAGCTGAGTCAACTCAGCTCACATGAAAGTTCCAACAGCTGAAGCTCACGTGAGCTGTCCAGTTAAGTTTCAGTAAAACCTGACAGCTGGAGCCCATCACCATCAGTTCCAGCTTGACCAGTCAGATCAGAAAAGGACACGTGTCCAGCAGGGGTTAAACCTTTCCTTGCTAAGTTCATTTCCATAATTTCTCATGTGACATAAAGCTGGGAAGGCTTCAGCTAGTTGTCTTCCCTTTCTTCTCCAACCCATTTGGTCAAGGACTAAGGGTAGCCATAACCAGGCCATGAAAGCTTCTAGAACAACTTGAAATCAGCTCATTATCTTGCCAAAAACGTGTACTTTCTGGTTCATGGACCAAGCACATGAACCCAAATGGGGAAActtagggaaatgtggtttggaaGACACCAAAAGGATCTCTAACAGAGTTCCCAACAAGGGGCTCCAAGGTTGACACCTAGCTTGGGATGATGCAACCTACCCTAGGAAGCTCTGATTCTAGCAACAGCAAAAccaagatcattagcctaaTACATGCTTTAATCCTATCAGCTAAGGTCAATCAGCATTTAATGCTAGGCTAGAATCCCAGCTGTTATTACCCAAAACAACAAGAACATTCTAAAAGCCGAGCTTACCACTCTTGGCCAAAATCCTAGGAATGATTCTCTAAGGATTTTTTGAAGATTAAGGAAGATTTAGCAGAGTATTTGCTAATTACCCCCTCAAACCCAACTATAAAtggaactctccattaacactTCAAGGGGGACCAGGACAGACTAAGAGacacactaataaaaaaaagttcttcCTTAACTTCTTTGTTTAAGCCTTCTCCAAGTTCTAACAAAGTTTTAAGTCATTGAGTTCTTAGTTTCAAGCTTAAAAACTAAGTTCTCTAGCTCCTAGCTCACGAACATCCCTCATAACTCTACTCATAAACACTTATCTGTCCCTAGCAGAAAGCTCCAACAACTTTACTATACACTTTCACTCACTACTCAAAATGACCCTCTCTATTTACTACATATACTATATCCACGAGCATGCCCTGACATCATAATGATCTTGTTGCACTAGttggaatctctctctctcccttcatctcacactaagttTTCTCATTACTTGCTATAATGGAACGTATGgtatttgtttattcatttactATTGAAGGTTATGACGTGATTGttactttaaaatttttccCTCATATTATTGTATTAGAAGACTCTTCTCTAGATTCCACGGATGATGAGTTTGAAGATGTAGATACTTTCCTTAATCTGTGAATAGCTAACAACTAGAGGtttattttgctttgtttcattttactgctggaATACTTTACCGCTGGGATACTTTAttgctaaaatattttactgctGGGTTATTTCTTTATTGTAGTATTCTTTTTGTTGTATTGACGTGTCTGCTGTAGGAAGTGTTTTTGGGCCACCTTATGACCCTTGTCAGTTCCATCCTAGGCCCAAGGCATAAAAAGAGGGCGAACTCTTCAAAAACTTCACCGATATCCTTTGGGCCATGCTTCAAGCCCATCTCGAGTTTCGGTTTAGGCCCCCAACCCAACATAAATCTCATTTGttggaaggaaaactttttcgCCCTCGACACTAGTAAATAGTAGGAACATCTATTTGGACTATCTTGGATCTGTCTAGAAGCTATTCGCGCATGCTGGTGAATAGTGATATGTCActagtgaatagtgatctgtcgcAGTTGTCTATCCGGGAAAGCATTATGTCTTGCTTGGCATATTTGTCTGTCTATCAATTTGTATCCGTGTAGTTATCATAATCTAGCGGATCGGAGTTATCCTTATACTGCTCATGCTCATGGATTACTCCATAATTACTACATAGAACGCAGTATGAAATAGGAAGATAAATAGGAACACGATCCTTTGTTGTCGTTAGTCCAGGATCCTTAacaatctttctttttccaataaGCTTTATTGCTGAAGGTCTTGGACCATACACGACTATCCTGTTGGTGTAGCCATATAAGTGGAAACCTCTGTCTAATTTTTTCTGTACTTCATAAATCTTGTTACTCATGAAATTAGATCATTCTTGAGCCATGGACAAAATGTGACTGTCAAGATGGCAATAGCTCAAAGAAATTGCAATTTAAGTGGCTTAACACTTTGAATAGGGAATagggaaggaagaaaaaatgctagatagaaaaaatatatcatataattGTATTCTTGACATTATTAAAGGCACCAAGTACAAAttccatcaaataaaatatcttGAATAAAACACGGAGACATTTAAACATACTTCTATTCAGAAACAGAATAACTAGTTAAAGTAGAACAGTTACCTaaagaaagtaaatttttttcacaacaaataggTTCTAAAAAACtgtaatgaaaaataaatatttatatattaaataattattctaaattttaagtacataattttatatttttaaaattaaaaattttatcttaattttcttCTCAAAGGCTCAAGCGCCCAAACCAGTACTATataaaaaccacaaaatactaGAAGAAAGCAACAAAAGTTGTGTCCAATATGAGAGAGCAACTGTCAAATGAAATGGCCCAAGACTGACTCCAAGCACAAGCGTGGAATAGGGATGGAGCCTatcaatattattttgttggctGAATAGGACAAAGCCTATCTGGATTCATTATAGTAGTCATAGTTTtgcttttgttgaattttccttttaaatatataatggaATATCCTGTTAAGATCTGTATTCACACCATATATGCTTCTTTCTCGCGTGGGAAATGAGAATATGCTAAGAAATTAACAAGTTTGAATACAAGGCGTTTACgcaattaatatattttgtctttttcacataatggattattattatttttttttgagggggacaTAATGGAttgttaaaactaaaaacataacaaaagttcgcaataaaaaattaataattaaatctGGAAATGTTTTAATTATGAATTGCTGTTTCAGTGACCTGTTTATGAGCAGGTTGATGGTGACTTTACGTCTACACATCCAGCTCATCTTGTAACAACAAATATctcagagttttttttttttttttaccagaaataaacttataatttttgctaaaaaaattttatgtggtGAActgttatttgatatttattgcTTTCTCGCTAACTTAATACTTTTTATTAACCAATTAAATTTACCACTTTTTATCCATTTATTCAGGTAAGGAATTGTAATAAAAGTTATGAAttagatttttcttaattttttaagtttattattaAATCAAAGAATCTTGTCTGGTCCTCGTCTTTTTGTGGTGTTaccaaaaatcttttttatttttttttattgttgtttgtcTGATGATCTTATCTAATTACttgcaatatttttattttatatttaccaGAATTACTTGCAATATTTGAAGAGGCGTGTGTAGGCATCGTGGCCTGCCTACTTTTGTGAAAGTGAGAAAGAGTCTTTTGATAAAGTGGCGAAGGCACTTTGTCATCATTGCTTGCACCTTCTCCatcatttttagagaaaaagatGCTttgctttctttccttttctttctccgGCATTTTCAATGACCTATAATTTGGTCAAATAGTAAAAATTGAATCCCCATTATTTTTACCCTGAAAATGAATagcttttattctttttttgtgttgaGAAACAGgccagaaaaagaaaattgagacATATTAGAATTAAagtattaattatattatataaatattaccaaaaaatttgattatataaattgacgtgttaatttaaaaaaataaaaaaacaattaaaaaatttatttattaaattgtttgttttttgaacCCTATTAACCTGTTGATTTGATACTAATAgtaattggtaaaaaaaagagagtactACGTTACTAAATTTCACAagcatttaataattttttttttgtttttaatcttttaatgttttccaataaaataatactcccttttggaaaaaaaaaaaaaaaaaaaaaaaaaaaaaaaaaaaactctcttttggTTGCTCACTTAAGTCATTTTAGTAAACTAAGTTAATATTAGGACTAAAAAGGCTTCATAGTCTTTTGGTAAACAAGGCCGGCTTCATAGTATTATCTTTATAAAATATAAGTACAGAAAGACGTCTCCTTTAGAaggtgtttttcttttctagaaTCAGCCAAACACTTGCATTCCATATTCATCGGAGATGCAATTCCTTTCTACTCAGAAGCCAGAGACGCACCATGAGGACTACCACCTACTTCCTGATTCAGAATCTGCTTTGCCTGTAGAAACTGATCTGAAGAATgggagaagaaggaaaggagCATCACATGTGGTGGCCACTGAAGCTGAATCCCAAAAACACAAGCTCCTAGAAGGTGCTCCAGTTCAGAGAAAGGCTTATCTCAACAAATATGCACTTGGTGGTGCTATTTTGGCTTCTACAAACTCTATTTTATTGGGCTATGGTAAGATTGatttatactttatatataaaaatcattTCTAGCTTTCCATATTTACCATAATTTTTCtgcaattaattccattatgtCCACAAAAACAAGCCAAGAAAGAATCTAATCTGAAAAGTTTATCAAGTTAAAGGCCTCTCTTTGGAAGATTTTGTTTTGTAACTTACGGGGTTTATCTTATCTTCCATGTGCAGACATTGGGGTAATGAGTGGTGCAGTGCTTTACATCAGGGAGAACCTCGATATTTCATCAACACAAATAGAGATCTTGGTGGGTTCTCTAAATGTGTGTTCTTTAATAGGATCACTAGCCTCAGGTAAGACTTCTGATTGGATTGGGAGGCGTTACACCATTATCCTAGCAGCAGCAACATTTCTAATAGGTGCGCTTCTTATGGGTCTCGCCCCATCGTTCCTGTTTCTTATGCTTGGAAGGGTTGTTGCTGGCATTGGTGTTGGCTACTCTCTTATGATTGCCCCAGTTTATGTAGCTGAGCTATCCCCAGCTCTAACACGAGGGTTTCTCACTTCCCTCCCTGAAGTCTTCATCAATGTTGGAATTCTGCTTGGTTACATTGCCAACTATACTTTATCAGGTCTCCCAGAGCACATAAATTGGAGACTAATGCTTGGACTTGCAGCGCTGCCCGCTATTGCTGTGGCACTAGGTGTATTGGCAATGCCAGAGTCACCAAGGTGGTTGGTTGTGAAAGGCAGGTTAAGTGAAGCAAGGCAAGTTTTGATCAAGACCTCAGAAACTAAAGAAGAAGCTGAACTGAGACTTGCAGAAATAGTGAAAGCTGCTTCCGTTTTTAGTACAAGCCCAGCTGATAGTTCCTCTTTGGGCCAAGCTGCTTCTTCAAGTAACTGGCGTGGACAAGGTGTTTGGAAAGAGTTATTGTTAAGACCATCTAGGCCCGTCCGCAGGATTCTCATATCTGCAATTGGGGTTAACTTTTTTATGCAAGCCTCTGGCAATGATGCAGTTGTGTATTACAGTCCAGAAGTGTTTAGGGGCGCTGGGATTCACAATAAGAAACAACTTGTAGGTGTTACAGTCATCATGGGTATTGCCAagactttttttgttttggtatcAGCCCTCTTCTTGGACAGGTTTGGTAGAAGGCCCCTATTGTTGTTAGGCTCAGCTGGCATGGCTATCTCACTAGCTGGGCTAGGCCTGGGCTCTAAGTATTTGGAGTATTCTAATGGCTCACCCGGCTGGGCGATTGCTTTGTGTGTGGTGGCTGTGTGCGCTgctgtttccttcttctctatTGGGCTAGGGCCCATAACGTGGGTTTACTCATCAGAGATTTTCCCATTGAGGTTGAGGGCCCAAGGTTCAAGCTTGGCTATATCAGTGAACAGGTTGGTGAGTGGGTTGGTGGCCATGACATTTCTAAGCATTTCTAGGGAGATATCATTTGGGGGAATGTTTTTTGCTCTTGCGGGAATAATGGTTGTGGGTACTATTTTCTTTTACTACTACTTGCCAGAAACGAAAGGAAAGAGCTTGGAAGAGATTGAGGCTCTCTTTGAGGATGAAGTTGTTGAGAACCCTAAAGTCCTTGTTTCTTAGTACAAAAATTGACCATATTACATACCCAAGTTATGCCTacttgcctttatttttttttcatgtaaaaattaaaagtggACAACAAATTCTTCTTGAGGGTGTTGTGGGCTTGTGGCATGCCATGCCATCTTTGGtatttgggaaatttttttagcaaatatGTAGAAAAGGAAGGGGCTTGATTTAGTGGAATTTATTAGTGGAATTCGAATAGGATGTataaattttgggattttgatgTGTTAGCATTGCCGGGACTCTTTGATTAGGATATCTGGATGGTTGACGTGTTATTGCGAGGGTTGGATAAAGCTTACAAATACAActgaattttcttaaatttatttggCTGTTTCCATGAGCGGATCTGCTTGTATTTGGAGCATtgcttattactttttttaatcaGTATTTCTTATTATTGTATATGAGTTAATGCGGTGCATGTatccctataaaaaaaaaataaatacaagtttatttgtgtgtttgtgtctATTTGCTATTATTGTTTTCCATTCTCATTTGGATGCAAGCATATGCCATCATAGATCCCAAATTTGAAGGCCCaagtttttggaaaatgttttaaCTTCAAGATGCAAAGCACA
This DNA window, taken from Quercus robur chromosome 2, dhQueRobu3.1, whole genome shotgun sequence, encodes the following:
- the LOC126715233 gene encoding probable polyol transporter 6; the encoded protein is MQFLSTQKPETHHEDYHLLPDSESALPVETDLKNGRRRKGASHVVATEAESQKHKLLEGAPVQRKAYLNKYALGGAILASTNSILLGYDIGVMSGAVLYIRENLDISSTQIEILVGSLNVCSLIGSLASGKTSDWIGRRYTIILAAATFLIGALLMGLAPSFLFLMLGRVVAGIGVGYSLMIAPVYVAELSPALTRGFLTSLPEVFINVGILLGYIANYTLSGLPEHINWRLMLGLAALPAIAVALGVLAMPESPRWLVVKGRLSEARQVLIKTSETKEEAELRLAEIVKAASVFSTSPADSSSLGQAASSSNWRGQGVWKELLLRPSRPVRRILISAIGVNFFMQASGNDAVVYYSPEVFRGAGIHNKKQLVGVTVIMGIAKTFFVLVSALFLDRFGRRPLLLLGSAGMAISLAGLGLGSKYLEYSNGSPGWAIALCVVAVCAAVSFFSIGLGPITWVYSSEIFPLRLRAQGSSLAISVNRLVSGLVAMTFLSISREISFGGMFFALAGIMVVGTIFFYYYLPETKGKSLEEIEALFEDEVVENPKVLVS